The segment AAAGCTCTAGGATGACGAGCACACCTTCATGTTCGCAGAACGGCAGCCCAGTACAAGGGATGGATTCATCCTTGTCAGCCACCAGCGCCCAGAGGTGTTCAGCCTTCTGGGTCGCAAGGAGCTTTAGCTGTATCTCGCTCGCTGGTTCTTGCCTATGGACTTGAGCCAGATATCGCATCGGAATTATGTACTGCAAACTGCCTAAAGTAATGACGATCCATGAACTATCCGGTGTAAGAGCAATACCATGTCAGGTTGCCTTTGGGTCACACCGATAAAACAGGGCTCTAAACGCATGGGACTCATACTACGTTGAATACCGTTGCAATGACACTTTAGAAGCCAATTCCTTAGAAATCAACTCTTTCAATTTGGGAAGTGACCCTCGTTGAGCCGCGCTTGATGGGTAGTATAGCCTTTTATTCCCGTTAGAGCTTAGACCCTGGATAACAATTCAATGACAAATCTAGTGTGATAACCTTCTGCCTGCTAAAGGGCTAGGAGAAAAACGCTTGCTAAGCACCCAACGGGATATGGTTCTGCTTAAAGCCGACTCAGGCGATCGCGCAACATTGAGGCTTGGGCTTCTGCCTCTGCCAATGCCTCCCGCGCACCTTGCACCACCTCTGCCGGAGCTTTTTCCACAAAAGTCGGATTGCCCAAGCGTCCACTTAGGGATGTGGCCTCAGCTTCAGCCTTGCCCAGATCCTTGGTTAGCTTTGCCTTCAAGGCATCGACATCCACCATTCCAGCCAAGGGAATCAGCACTTGCACTGTACCGACGATGCCCGCAAACAGTTGTGATTTTGATGCCGATGATTCTATAGACGACTCTACCGAAGGTTCTACAGAGTCGGAGGATTCAGGTGTGACAGTTGGTGCAATGGTTGATACATGGGTGGCGTCTTGCAGACCGACAGTTGCCGTCAAGACCTCCGGTTGTCATCCCCATCCCTGATCGCTCAACCAATCAGCAATCCACACGGATAGCTGTTGGCGATCGCGCGCATACAGGAGATTTTGGTAGGCAAACCGACCACTGACGACCAAGCCAATCAATTTGAGAATCGAGGGCAGCAAGAGAATGGATGACAGTTCATTTAGAATCGTTGCCACGAGTTTCAGCACCACCAGGATCAGGAAAAAAGTCCCTGCGGACACCGCGATTTGAGCATACTTCTCCGATTGCGTTTGCGGTCGTAGCTGCTTCGATTTAGTGGCGGGCGTGACTTCTGGAATAGGAACGAGTGCTCCGGGTGGTTCTGGGATCGCCAACTCGGCCGTGGTCACTGGCGTTACTAAAACCGATGATTCGGGAGCAGGGGTGGCCTGTGGGTAAAGCGCGTCTTCCGTTTCCGCGATCGCCAAGGTTTTGACCTTCGCCAAATCCTGGATGTAGGTTTGCCCTGCGGTGAGAATTTCGCGTTCTTCGGGGCGATCGCTTACCAAAAAAGCGTCGATTTGCGCTCCGGGCTTAATTCCGGCCTCGGCTCGCAGGTTCCGCACCGTCCGAATGGCGCCAAAGAGTAACTCGAACTGAGCTTCCAAGTCCGCGTTAATCATCGCTTCGTCGGACACAGGATAGGCTTGAACCGCTAGAAATTCCTGATCGCTCGCTTGGTTCAACGTGTGCCACAGTTCCTCGGTAATGTGGGGCATGAACGGATGCAGCAGCTTCAAAATCCCATCCAGCACCAACGCTAGGGTCTGCTGTGCCACCCGCCGAGAGGCCGCATTTTCCCCTTGCAGGCGCGACTTCACCAGTTCGATATACCAATCGCAGAAATCGCCCCAGATAAACTCGTACAGTTCCTTCGCGGCTTCCCCCAGCCCGTACTGATCGATGGCCTGGCGCGTGTAGGTCACAACCTGGTTGTACCGTGACAAAATCCAGCGATCGCTCAACTCTAGCTGACCCGCATCCGGCAGTCCCAACTGAGCGGGCGTTTGTCCGTCCAAGTTCATCATCACAAACCGCGACGCATTCCACAGCTTATTGGTGAAGTTGCGCGATGCCTCGACGGAGGTCGATTCATCGGTTTTTCGATTGTATTCCAGACGAATATCCTGACCTGCGCCGACCACTTCTCGCACCAAGGTATAGCGCAATGCATCGGTTCCGTATTTGTCGATCAAGATCAGGGGGTCAATGCCGTTATTGGCAGACTTGGACATTTTCTTATTGTTTTCGTCCCGCACTAACCCATGGATATACACCGTCTTAAACGGCATTTGTCCCATAAAGTGTCCCGACATCATCGTCATGCGGGCAACCCAGAAAAAGATGATGTCAAATCCAGTAACGAGGGTTGTCGTTGGGAAGTAGCGATCCAGATCAGGCGTTTGCTCCGGCCAGCCCATGGTCGAAAACGGCCACAGCCCAGACGAGAACCAGGTATCCAGCACATCTGGATCTTGCCGGAGCTGCACATCCGGGCCAAACATATCCCGCGCTTGTCGCCACGCTTCCTCTTCCGTATGGACGACAATAAACGGGGTTTCATCGGTGATTTCGCCGTGGGTTTCGCTAACGGCATACCAGGCAGGAATTTGGTGTCCCCACCAGAGCTGCCGCGAAATACACCAGTCCCGCAGGTTCACCAGCCAATCCCGATACACCTTCGTCCAGCGTTCCGGCACAAAGAGTGGCTCGTGGTGCTGGTCTAGAAACTCCAGGGCGCAATCCGCCATCGGACGAATTTTGACAAACCACTGAGTAGAGAGGAGCGGTTCCACTGGAACCTTGCCGCGATCGCTGTAGGGAACGGTATGCCGATAGTCTTCAACCCGTGCCAAGAATCCGTCCTGCTCTAAGCGCTTCACGATATTGGTGCGGGCTTCAAAGCGATCCTGACCTTGGAACTCGCCTGCGTGTTCGTTCAGCGTGCCATCTTTATTCATGATGGTGATGAACGGCAGGTTATGACGCTGCCCCATTTCAAAATCGTTGGGGTCATGGGCAGGCGTGATTTTGACGCATCCGGTTCCAAAGCTGGAATCAACGTACTCATCGGCAATGATCGGGATCTGGCGATTCAGGATCGGCAGGGTCACCATTTGGCCGATCAGATGACGGTAGCGATCGTCGTTGGGATTGACGGCAACTGCTGTGTCCCCCAGCATCGTTTCAGGTCGAGTTGTGGCGACTTCGATGGAGCCGGAGCCATCGGTAAGGGGATAGCGGAGATGCCAAAGATGACCCTCCACCTCTTTATTTTCTACTTCCAAATCAGAAACGGCAGACTGGCTTTCTGGGCACCAGTTCACCATATATTTGCCTCGATAAATGAGTCCTTCTTGGTACAAACGGGTAAAGGCTTCAATCACCGCATTGGACAGTCCTTCATCCATGGTGAAGCGTTCCCGTGACCAATCCACCGATACGCCCAGGCGACGCAACTGACCCACAATGGTGCCCCCGGATTCTTCTTTCCAGCCCCAAGCCCGCTCTAGAAATGCATCACGGCCAATGTCGTAGCGGGATAATCCCTCCTGCTTAAGCTGACGCTCTAGGATGGTTTGGACGGCGATGCTGGCATGGTCGGTTCCGGGTAGCCAGAGGGTATTGCGGCCAATCATCCGGTGATAGCGCACCAGGGTATCAATCAGGGCATTTTCAAAGGCGTGCCCCATGTGCAGGCTGCCCGTCACGTTTGGCGGTGGAATCACCAC is part of the Synechococcales cyanobacterium T60_A2020_003 genome and harbors:
- a CDS encoding valine--tRNA ligase — protein: MTATTPATTAELSKQYNPVETEAKWQQAWETNQVFKADPNREGEPYCVVIPPPNVTGSLHMGHAFENALIDTLVRYHRMIGRNTLWLPGTDHASIAVQTILERQLKQEGLSRYDIGRDAFLERAWGWKEESGGTIVGQLRRLGVSVDWSRERFTMDEGLSNAVIEAFTRLYQEGLIYRGKYMVNWCPESQSAVSDLEVENKEVEGHLWHLRYPLTDGSGSIEVATTRPETMLGDTAVAVNPNDDRYRHLIGQMVTLPILNRQIPIIADEYVDSSFGTGCVKITPAHDPNDFEMGQRHNLPFITIMNKDGTLNEHAGEFQGQDRFEARTNIVKRLEQDGFLARVEDYRHTVPYSDRGKVPVEPLLSTQWFVKIRPMADCALEFLDQHHEPLFVPERWTKVYRDWLVNLRDWCISRQLWWGHQIPAWYAVSETHGEITDETPFIVVHTEEEAWRQARDMFGPDVQLRQDPDVLDTWFSSGLWPFSTMGWPEQTPDLDRYFPTTTLVTGFDIIFFWVARMTMMSGHFMGQMPFKTVYIHGLVRDENNKKMSKSANNGIDPLILIDKYGTDALRYTLVREVVGAGQDIRLEYNRKTDESTSVEASRNFTNKLWNASRFVMMNLDGQTPAQLGLPDAGQLELSDRWILSRYNQVVTYTRQAIDQYGLGEAAKELYEFIWGDFCDWYIELVKSRLQGENAASRRVAQQTLALVLDGILKLLHPFMPHITEELWHTLNQASDQEFLAVQAYPVSDEAMINADLEAQFELLFGAIRTVRNLRAEAGIKPGAQIDAFLVSDRPEEREILTAGQTYIQDLAKVKTLAIAETEDALYPQATPAPESSVLVTPVTTAELAIPEPPGALVPIPEVTPATKSKQLRPQTQSEKYAQIAVSAGTFFLILVVLKLVATILNELSSILLLPSILKLIGLVVSGRFAYQNLLYARDRQQLSVWIADWLSDQGWG